The genomic segment CCCTTAAGCTTAAGCTTATTTCTCGGCTAAACCAGATGAATTGTTTGTGTTATCAATACTTAATTAGAATAATTTATCCCATTGTAATTACCGCATCGAATGGAGTATACTCTGTGCCGCTATCGCGGGGTGGAGCAGTCTGGTAGCTCGTCGGGCTCATAACCCGAAGGCCGTAGGTTCAAATCCTACCCCCGCTACCAATTTATTGTGCGAGAGGCCCCATTATGGGGCTTTTTATTTTGACTAGACTAGCGCTAAATATCAGCAGCCAGGAGTGTATTAGCCCATACACGGGGGTGTGCGCATTGAGTGGCTTTATATTCACAAGTGCGAAGAGCGTAGACGATGAAAAACAATTCAGCGATAGAAGCAAAGATATTGCCGACGGTTGAAGCCCTGGGTTATGAGTTATGGGCCTGCCTCTATCTGACACAAGGTCAACAAAGTGTATTGCGTATCTATATTGATAGTGAAAAAGGTATTACCGTCGCTGACTGCGAACGGGTAAGCCGCCAAATTAGTGCATTATTGGATGTGGAAGACCCTTTATTAGGACGTTATAACTTAGAAGTTTCTTCTCCGGGCTTAGATAGACCCCTTATTAAAGAGAAGCATTTTCAGCGTTATGTTGGTCATACGGTGCGTGTTGCTACGCACACGCCCATCGATAATCAACGTAAATTTAAAGGTCTTTTACAATCAGTAGGAGTAGCTGGGATAGTGTTAAGCCAGGATGGGAAGGAATTAGTGTTAACGTGGGACAATATTTTGCGTGCGAATGTATTGCCTGAAATGAATAAATAACCGGAGGCAGGCTATGAAAAAAGAAATTTTATTAGTGGCAGAGACGGTATCTAACGAAAAAGATGTTGATAAAGAGTTAATTTTTAAAGCGATAGAAGCCGCTTTAGCGATGGCTACCAAGAAAAAAGCAGGTGAAGATATCGATGTCCGAGTGGCTATCGATCGCCGCACCGGTGACTACGATACTTTTCGCTACTGGACAGTCGTTGCGGATGAAACTGTGGCGAGTCATCTTGGAGATGCTCATATCCCCTTTGAGCCCTTAAAACAAATACTATTAAGCGAAGCTAAAAAGCGTGATCCAAATAGCCAAATTGGGGACGTGGTAGAAGAGCATATGCCTTCGGTGGAGTTTGGCCGTATTGCAGCGCAAACGGCAAAGCAAGTCATTATCCAGAAGGTCAGAGAGGCCGAACGCGCTAAGATAGCCGAGGCCTATACCAGTCGTATTGGTGAATTGTTATCAGGAATAGTCAAGCGTATTACACGAGAAGGTTTGATCGTGGATTTAGGCGCAAGCGTAGAAGCGTTTGTTCCACGCGAGGAAATGATACCCCGTGAAGAAGTACGATCTGATGATCGTTTGCGTGGCTATTTATATGCCGTGAATCCGCAAGTGCGAGGTCCTCAGTTATTAATAAGTCGCACACGCCCAGAAATGTTGATTGAACTCTTTAAGATAGAAGTGCCGGAGATTGGCGAAGAGTTGATTGAAATTAAAAGCGCCGCGCGTGATCCTGGTTCACGTGCAAAAATTGCAGTTAAAACCAATGATGGTCGCATTGATCCGATAGGTGCTTGCGTTGGTATGCGTGGCGCGCGAGTACAAGCCGTCTCCAGTGAATTAGCTGGTGAGCGAATTGATATAGTGTTATGGGATGATAACCCAGTTCAATTAGTTATAAATGCGATGGCGCCTGCTGAGGTGGCTTCTATCGTGGTGGATGAAGATACCAAGGTGATGGATGTAGCTGTACAAGAGGAACAATTATCACAAGCCATTGGTCGCAATGGTCAAAATGTACGTTTAGCCAGTGAACTAACCGGATGGATAATTAATGTTATCACTATAGAAGAAGCGGCCAAAAAAGTGGTTAAAGAATCGGAAGGTTTACAAAATCTTTTTATGGAACAACTTGCCATAGATGAAGAAATAGCACAGATGTTAGCGCGAGAGGGATTTACCAGTTTAGAAGAAATTGCTTATGTATCAGAGCAAGAGCTATTAGATATTGAAGATTTTGATCCAGAGTTAGTAGAGACGCTGCAAAATCGTGCTAAAGAAGTGTTAGCGACACAAGCTGCTGCTAAGCAAAAATCGACGATATCTGAACAGGGTAAATTTTTAGAGCCGCATCAAGATTTACTTTCTTTAGAAGGAATTACCGAAGAGATAGCAGTCACATTAGCTAAAAAAGGTGTTTCCTCACGCGAGGCATTAGCCGAGTTGGCAGTCGATGATTTGTTAGATATTATCGAATTAGATCGTGAAACAGCGGGTAAGTTAATCATGGCTGCACGTGCTCCTTGGTTTGCCGAAGAGAAAAAATAGGAGTCAAAAGTAGAGCTATTATTTTTTATAAAAAAAAATTAAAGTTCGATAGGTAAGCAGCAACAATACACATTCAGAAGAACTTAAGTAAGTTTTCGAAGCTGTCAAATATTGGCAGGAGAAGCATAGTATGACAGAAAGTATTAAAGATAAAACTGCAAATAAAGTTTCTACAGAGCTTGAAAAAGAAACCTCTGCGGATAATAACCCTAAAAAAGTAATTACGTTGACTCGTACTCGTAAAAGCACGAGTTTGCTTAAAGTGAAAGATACTTCAGGTAAGGCCAAAACTATTAAAGTTCAAGTTCGTAAAAAACGAACTTATGTGAAAAGTAATGAAGGCTTGATAGATGAAGAGACTAATCGCGCTAACGAAGCAAAAGAAATTAAAGAAGCAGAAGAATTAGCCCATCAAGCAGAAAAAGCCGCTGCAGAAAAATTAATTACACCTGAAGCGCAAGCAGAACCCACTGCCGAAAGTAATAGTCCAACCAATGAAGAGCCGGTGGTATCTAATGAAACAGTGGAAAAAGAACAAGTGTCTGTACCTGAGAAAAAATTCATTGCGCCTACAACAAATTTAGAAAAAAAATCTAAACCTAACGAAAAAGTGATTATTGCTTTACCTACCAATGCAGAAAGATTGGAACGTGAGAAAAAGCATAAAAATCGCAATTTAAAAGAAAAAGAGCTAGCGAAATACCGACATAAAACGATTTATCAGCTTGAAGATGAGTCCGACGAACAATTCCGTTATCGTAAAAAAACCGGTAAGCACAAGCGACCGGATCAGTTTTTACAACAACAATTTGAAAAGCCGACGGTAGCTGCCATACACGAGGTTGGAATTCCTGAAACGATTACAGTGGGTGATTTAGCGCAAAAGATGTCGATTAAGGCAGCTGAAGTGATTAAAGCGTTAATGAAGTTGGGTGTGATTGCAACTATTAATCAAGCTATCGATCAGGATACCGCCATACTCGTTGTAGAAGAAATGGGACATATTGCTAAGCCTGTCAGTTCCAATGCATTAGAAGAAGGTTTAGTGAATACCACGCAACAACAAATGGGTGAATTGCTGGCGCGTCCACCTGTAGTAACCATTATGGGTCATGTTGATCATGGGAAAACTTCTCTTTTAGATTATATCCGACGTACGAAAGTAACTCAGGGAGAAGCGGGTGGTATTACCCAACATATCGGTGCTTATCACGTGGAAATACCCAAGGGAGTTATTACGTTTTTAGATACTCCTGGACATTCGGCGTTTACAGCGATGCGAGCACGAGGTACACGCGTCACTGATATCGTTGTTTTGGTTGTCGCTGCTGACGATGGTGTGATGCCGCAAACCATCGAAGCAATTCAACATGCCAAAGCAGCAAACGTTCCTATTGTTGTTGCCGTGAATAAGATTGATAAACCAGAAGCCGATCTGGATAGAATAAAAAATGAATTAGCTAAACAAGGTCTTAATCCTGAAGAATGGGGCGGTGATACTATGCTTATCCCTGTCTCTGCAAAAACAGGGCTAGGCATTGATGATTTATTAGATTCGCTGTTGGTGCAAGCAGAAGTATTAGAACTAAAAGCACCTCAAGAAGGGCCGGGACAAGGCATCGTTATAGAATCACGTTTAGATAGAGGAAAAGGTCCGGTTGTAACTATATTAGTACAACAAGGAAAATTGCATAAGGGCGATCTACTGTTAGCAGGTACCGCTTATGGTCGTATCAGAGCCTTGCTTGATGAGCGAGGTAAATTAGTCGAAGCAGCGGGACCTTCTATGCCCGTTGAAGTATTAGGTCTGTCGAGTGCACCAGTGGCGGGTGATGAAGCAGTGGTGGTAGCTGATGAACGTAAAGCGCGAGAGATTGCTTTATTCCGTGAAGGAAAATTACGTGAAGCCAAATTAGCACAACAACGAATGGTTAAAACCGATGATATTTTCGGCCAGTTGGATGAAAACCAAGTTAAGACTTTAAATATTATTTTAAAAGCGGATATGCAAGGATCAGCGGAAGCTTTGCAAGAAGCCTTGAATAAACTTTCTACTTCTGAAGTTAAAATAAAATTGGTCTATGTGGGCGTAGGTGCGATTACTGAATCCGATGCTAATCTGGCTTTAGCTTCAAAGGCATTAATTTTAGGATTTAATGTTAGAGCGGACGCCACCGCCAAAAGAACGGTAGAAAAAGAAGGCTTAATAATGAATTATTATAGCGTTATTTATGACCTGATCGACCAAGTTAAAAACATCATGAATGGATTGTTGGCTCCAGAAATAAAAGAAAATATTTTAGGTTTAGCCGAGGTCCGTGAAGTGTTTCGTTCCGCCAAGCTCGGTGTTATTGCTGGCTGTATGGTGACAGAAGGATTGGTCCGACGTAATGCATCTATCCGATTGTTGCGTGATAATGTGGTGATTCATGAAGGTGAATTACATTCATTACGTCGTTTTAAAGATGATGCTGCAGAAGTTCGTCATGGTATGGAATGTGGTATCGGCATTAAAAACTTTACCGATGTACGAGTGGGCGATATGATCGAAGTGTATGAGCGTATTTCTATATCTAGAACTATCTAATGCCAAAAGAATTTAGTCGTGTCGCGCGTATTGCCGATCTGATACAGAAAGAATTAAGTAATAATATTCTGAATAAAGAAATAGCGGATAGCCGTTTGAAATTTATTACGATCACATCAGTCAAGGTGTCACGTGATCTTTCCTACGCAGATATATGGTTTACACAGTTAGAGGTAGAAAATTCAACGGATAAACAACACAGTAAGGAATTAGCAGTTAAATTGTTAAGAAAAGCGGCTGCTCGTTTACGTTATGCTTTAGCGCAACGTTTACAACTACATAAAGTGCCTAGTCTGCGCTTTTTTTATGATGATTTCCTGGAAGAAAGTGATCGTATCCATAATTTGATTGACAGTGTCATCGAGAAAGATAAGGCCAAACGTTCCGAATAAATCATTCGCTAAAATGCAAAAATTTAAAGTTAACCCTAGAGTAATATATTCATAGCAATTAGATTTTTGGCAAGGCGCTGTGATAATGAAGCAATCTTGGTTTATTCAAGATACATGAGGATTGCAAGTTGAGCAGCAACACAGCTAATGTCAAGTGCGAAGAGTAAATAGTTATTTTTATAAAAGAATAAGTTATGCACCCCCCAAGCTCAAAAAAACGTTCCGTCAATGGTATTTTATTGCTGGACAAACCAAAAGGGATGACGTCAAATCAAGCATTACAAACTGCAAAACAATTATTCTCGGCTATTAAAGTAGGACA from the Rickettsiella endosymbiont of Aleochara curtula genome contains:
- the rimP gene encoding ribosome maturation factor RimP, translating into MKNNSAIEAKILPTVEALGYELWACLYLTQGQQSVLRIYIDSEKGITVADCERVSRQISALLDVEDPLLGRYNLEVSSPGLDRPLIKEKHFQRYVGHTVRVATHTPIDNQRKFKGLLQSVGVAGIVLSQDGKELVLTWDNILRANVLPEMNK
- the nusA gene encoding transcription termination factor NusA, which encodes MKKEILLVAETVSNEKDVDKELIFKAIEAALAMATKKKAGEDIDVRVAIDRRTGDYDTFRYWTVVADETVASHLGDAHIPFEPLKQILLSEAKKRDPNSQIGDVVEEHMPSVEFGRIAAQTAKQVIIQKVREAERAKIAEAYTSRIGELLSGIVKRITREGLIVDLGASVEAFVPREEMIPREEVRSDDRLRGYLYAVNPQVRGPQLLISRTRPEMLIELFKIEVPEIGEELIEIKSAARDPGSRAKIAVKTNDGRIDPIGACVGMRGARVQAVSSELAGERIDIVLWDDNPVQLVINAMAPAEVASIVVDEDTKVMDVAVQEEQLSQAIGRNGQNVRLASELTGWIINVITIEEAAKKVVKESEGLQNLFMEQLAIDEEIAQMLAREGFTSLEEIAYVSEQELLDIEDFDPELVETLQNRAKEVLATQAAAKQKSTISEQGKFLEPHQDLLSLEGITEEIAVTLAKKGVSSREALAELAVDDLLDIIELDRETAGKLIMAARAPWFAEEKK
- the infB gene encoding translation initiation factor IF-2, with the protein product MTESIKDKTANKVSTELEKETSADNNPKKVITLTRTRKSTSLLKVKDTSGKAKTIKVQVRKKRTYVKSNEGLIDEETNRANEAKEIKEAEELAHQAEKAAAEKLITPEAQAEPTAESNSPTNEEPVVSNETVEKEQVSVPEKKFIAPTTNLEKKSKPNEKVIIALPTNAERLEREKKHKNRNLKEKELAKYRHKTIYQLEDESDEQFRYRKKTGKHKRPDQFLQQQFEKPTVAAIHEVGIPETITVGDLAQKMSIKAAEVIKALMKLGVIATINQAIDQDTAILVVEEMGHIAKPVSSNALEEGLVNTTQQQMGELLARPPVVTIMGHVDHGKTSLLDYIRRTKVTQGEAGGITQHIGAYHVEIPKGVITFLDTPGHSAFTAMRARGTRVTDIVVLVVAADDGVMPQTIEAIQHAKAANVPIVVAVNKIDKPEADLDRIKNELAKQGLNPEEWGGDTMLIPVSAKTGLGIDDLLDSLLVQAEVLELKAPQEGPGQGIVIESRLDRGKGPVVTILVQQGKLHKGDLLLAGTAYGRIRALLDERGKLVEAAGPSMPVEVLGLSSAPVAGDEAVVVADERKAREIALFREGKLREAKLAQQRMVKTDDIFGQLDENQVKTLNIILKADMQGSAEALQEALNKLSTSEVKIKLVYVGVGAITESDANLALASKALILGFNVRADATAKRTVEKEGLIMNYYSVIYDLIDQVKNIMNGLLAPEIKENILGLAEVREVFRSAKLGVIAGCMVTEGLVRRNASIRLLRDNVVIHEGELHSLRRFKDDAAEVRHGMECGIGIKNFTDVRVGDMIEVYERISISRTI
- the rbfA gene encoding 30S ribosome-binding factor RbfA codes for the protein MPKEFSRVARIADLIQKELSNNILNKEIADSRLKFITITSVKVSRDLSYADIWFTQLEVENSTDKQHSKELAVKLLRKAAARLRYALAQRLQLHKVPSLRFFYDDFLEESDRIHNLIDSVIEKDKAKRSE